The following proteins come from a genomic window of Timaviella obliquedivisa GSE-PSE-MK23-08B:
- a CDS encoding U32 family peptidase: MPSALKCPELLAPAGYWDCAKAAVENGADAIYFGLDRFNARMRAQNFTEADLPELMAFLHRRGVKGYVTLNTLIFPSELAEAEQYLRSMIAAGVDAAIVQDIGICRLIRHLSPDFPIHASTQMTITSAAGVKFAQALGCQLVVLARECSIKEINKIQQAVELPLEVFVHGALCVAYSGQCLTSEALGGRSANRGECAQACRMPYDLVVDGKLLDLGDRKYLLSPQDLAGLEVLPELVKAGVTCLKIEGRLKTPEYVANVTQVYRKALDRIMANLEHTVLSEEQYNLEMAFSRGLYTGWFEGINNQELVHARFGKKRGFYLGEVTEIRNEKVTVQVQEFPKAGDGVVFDSGHPEAKEEGGRIYTVEQRGQNAVLSFGRDALNFRKIEVGNKVWKTSDPELDRHLRQSFNTEIPQFQRSIQLEIHGEIGQNLVAIARDEQGNITQVESTMPLVEAHNKHLTSERLEEQLGRLGNTPFYLEKLTNHITGKVMIPVSELNRLRREIVNGLEELRSRPKQWQLNPNASRLTLYPQIAENLSGRALRDIRKGSHYPSLVPLVRTFEQLKAVVESDISTVYCEFEDPRTYRDAVTLAHSHHQQIWVAPPRITKPGENWILQQVRDSEADGYLVRNYDQLQFFAGDPCGNGKAARCLGDFSLNVANGLTADYLKQHFNLERLTASYDLNIDQLKDLITSCPADWFEITIHQHMPMFHMEHCVFCAFMSQGTDYTNCGRPCEQHEVKLLDRTGKQHVLKADAGCRNTVFNATAQTGAEYVSQLQNLGVHHFRVEFVDESPEQVIQTLHYYRQLLQGEISGSQLWRALKVQNQLGVTRGTASR, from the coding sequence ATGCCTTCTGCTCTCAAATGCCCCGAACTCCTTGCTCCAGCCGGATACTGGGACTGTGCCAAAGCCGCTGTGGAAAATGGAGCCGATGCCATTTATTTTGGTTTGGATCGGTTTAATGCCAGAATGCGGGCGCAAAATTTTACCGAGGCAGATTTGCCCGAACTGATGGCGTTTTTGCATCGTCGGGGAGTTAAGGGCTATGTCACGCTCAACACGCTGATTTTTCCTAGCGAACTGGCTGAAGCCGAGCAGTATTTACGCTCTATGATTGCAGCCGGAGTAGACGCGGCGATCGTGCAAGACATTGGCATCTGTCGCCTGATTCGTCACCTGTCACCAGATTTTCCCATTCACGCTTCTACGCAAATGACCATTACCAGCGCGGCGGGTGTGAAGTTTGCCCAAGCGTTGGGTTGTCAATTGGTGGTGCTGGCTCGTGAGTGTTCTATTAAAGAAATCAACAAAATTCAGCAAGCGGTTGAACTGCCGTTAGAAGTGTTTGTGCATGGCGCGTTGTGTGTCGCGTATTCGGGACAATGTTTGACGAGCGAGGCTTTGGGCGGACGATCGGCGAATCGGGGAGAATGTGCGCAGGCTTGCCGGATGCCTTATGACTTGGTGGTAGATGGAAAATTGTTGGATTTGGGCGATCGCAAATATCTTCTCAGTCCTCAAGATTTAGCGGGTCTAGAAGTTCTACCCGAACTGGTAAAAGCAGGAGTAACTTGCCTTAAAATCGAAGGTCGTTTGAAAACGCCAGAATATGTGGCTAACGTCACTCAGGTTTATCGCAAAGCGTTAGATCGGATCATGGCTAATTTAGAACATACGGTGCTTTCAGAAGAGCAATATAACCTGGAAATGGCGTTCTCTCGCGGTCTTTATACAGGCTGGTTTGAAGGAATTAACAACCAAGAATTAGTTCACGCTCGGTTTGGCAAAAAACGAGGCTTTTACCTGGGAGAAGTCACAGAAATTCGCAATGAAAAGGTAACGGTACAAGTACAGGAATTTCCCAAAGCCGGAGATGGTGTTGTGTTTGATTCCGGACATCCAGAGGCGAAGGAAGAGGGCGGTAGAATTTACACGGTTGAACAACGAGGACAGAATGCAGTTTTGAGCTTTGGACGAGATGCGTTGAACTTCCGCAAAATTGAAGTAGGGAACAAGGTTTGGAAAACGAGCGATCCTGAACTCGATCGCCATCTTCGCCAAAGTTTTAATACAGAAATCCCTCAGTTTCAACGTTCTATTCAGCTAGAAATCCACGGCGAGATTGGACAGAACTTAGTGGCGATCGCCCGTGATGAACAAGGAAATATCACCCAGGTCGAATCTACTATGCCTTTGGTCGAGGCGCACAACAAACATCTGACTTCAGAACGTCTAGAAGAACAATTAGGACGACTAGGAAACACACCTTTTTATCTGGAAAAATTAACGAATCATATTACAGGTAAGGTCATGATTCCAGTCAGTGAACTGAATCGGTTACGACGAGAAATTGTGAACGGTCTAGAAGAACTGCGATCGCGCCCCAAACAATGGCAACTCAACCCTAATGCATCCCGTCTTACCCTTTACCCTCAGATAGCAGAGAATTTATCCGGGCGAGCTCTTCGAGATATCCGCAAGGGATCGCATTACCCCTCCCTCGTACCGTTAGTTCGCACTTTTGAGCAGCTTAAAGCCGTTGTAGAATCTGATATTTCCACGGTCTACTGCGAATTTGAAGATCCCCGAACTTACCGAGATGCCGTCACCCTAGCGCACTCCCATCATCAACAGATTTGGGTCGCCCCTCCTCGAATTACAAAACCGGGAGAGAACTGGATTTTACAGCAAGTGCGCGATAGCGAAGCCGATGGATATTTAGTGCGAAATTATGATCAGCTTCAATTTTTTGCAGGCGACCCTTGCGGTAACGGCAAAGCCGCGCGCTGCCTGGGAGACTTTTCCCTTAACGTTGCCAACGGTCTGACTGCCGATTACTTGAAGCAGCACTTTAATTTGGAGCGCCTTACTGCTTCCTATGACCTCAATATTGACCAACTTAAAGATTTAATCACAAGCTGTCCTGCCGATTGGTTTGAAATCACTATCCACCAGCATATGCCGATGTTTCATATGGAGCATTGTGTCTTTTGTGCATTCATGTCACAGGGAACTGATTATACAAATTGTGGTCGCCCCTGTGAACAACACGAGGTGAAGTTGCTCGATCGCACAGGGAAACAGCACGTTCTCAAAGCTGATGCAGGGTGTCGTAATACTGTATTTAATGCGACGGCTCAAACGGGCGCAGAATATGTTTCACAGCTTCAAAATTTAGGAGTGCATCATTTCCGCGTTGAATTTGTAGATGAAAGCCCCGAGCAAGTCATACAAACTCTTCACTATTACCGTCAGCTTTTGCAAGGAGAAATCTCAGGTTCTCAGCTTTGGAGAGCGTTGAAAGTGCAGAATCAACTCGGGGTGACTCGTGGAACCGCATCACGGTAA
- a CDS encoding class I SAM-dependent rRNA methyltransferase, whose amino-acid sequence MPKAPDIQLPTHLKQRLAQGHPWVYRNHVPPSVRFPSGTWVKVRCGGWTGYGLWDANGSIAIRIFSERQVPDKKWFYDQVQAAWELRSPLRQQGCTAYRWLFGEGDGLPGLTVDLYGDYAVIQTYMEGAARLLEDLVAALIATYSLKGIILRTKHSADLPEERDEESGKGRLFWGQAAPKDLTVQEHHLKFQVDLQTGQKTGLFLDHRENRRFLEGWSQDREVLNCFSYTGAFSLYALRGGAKRVVSVDVGRSLAQATTTNIHLNQLDESRHTFITEDCFTLLSRYVEQKQRFDLIILDPPSFAKTKQNRHAALRAYTKLNALALQCVTPGGLLATASCTSQVNPDAFKEMIAAAGASTGHRLQIIHEAGQPLDHPVPAQFPEGRYLKFVVGRVR is encoded by the coding sequence ATGCCCAAAGCCCCAGACATTCAACTACCCACGCACCTCAAACAACGCCTCGCCCAAGGACATCCGTGGGTTTACCGCAACCATGTGCCGCCCTCAGTTCGCTTTCCATCGGGAACTTGGGTGAAGGTGCGCTGCGGGGGGTGGACAGGATATGGATTGTGGGATGCCAACGGTTCGATCGCCATTCGGATTTTTTCAGAACGGCAGGTGCCCGACAAAAAATGGTTTTATGACCAAGTGCAAGCTGCCTGGGAACTGCGATCGCCCCTCCGGCAACAGGGCTGCACCGCCTACCGCTGGCTGTTTGGCGAAGGTGACGGGCTACCTGGACTAACGGTCGATTTATATGGCGACTATGCCGTGATTCAAACCTACATGGAAGGCGCTGCCAGACTTCTAGAGGATCTGGTTGCTGCGTTAATCGCCACCTATTCTCTCAAAGGCATTATTCTACGAACCAAGCACTCTGCTGATTTGCCCGAAGAAAGAGATGAAGAATCCGGTAAAGGCAGGTTGTTCTGGGGACAAGCCGCGCCGAAAGATTTGACGGTACAAGAACATCATCTAAAGTTTCAGGTAGATTTGCAGACCGGACAAAAAACTGGACTATTCCTGGATCATCGAGAAAATCGGCGGTTTTTAGAAGGTTGGAGTCAAGACCGGGAAGTACTGAATTGCTTTTCCTACACGGGAGCCTTTTCACTGTATGCCCTGCGAGGCGGAGCAAAGCGAGTGGTCAGTGTAGATGTAGGGCGATCGCTAGCACAAGCCACAACGACAAATATTCATCTCAATCAATTAGACGAATCTCGCCATACCTTTATCACCGAAGATTGCTTCACCTTACTCAGTCGCTACGTCGAACAAAAACAGCGCTTCGACTTAATAATTCTCGACCCGCCCAGCTTTGCCAAAACCAAGCAAAATCGCCACGCCGCTCTCCGTGCCTACACCAAACTCAATGCCCTTGCCCTGCAATGCGTTACCCCTGGCGGCTTATTAGCAACCGCAAGCTGCACTAGCCAAGTTAACCCCGACGCATTTAAGGAAATGATCGCCGCCGCCGGAGCCAGTACCGGACATCGCCTGCAAATTATCCACGAAGCCGGACAGCCGCTCGATCATCCCGTCCCAGCCCAATTTCCCGAAGGGCGTTACCTCAAGTTTGTCGTCGGACGAGTGCGATAG
- a CDS encoding Uma2 family endonuclease yields MAISGKTISIDQKTWTDEEFMALPKDGHRYELVNEALVDMGNSGMEHGYVACILVAVLTTFVQQNRLGAVCDSSTAFTLKTGNKRSPDVSFVARERLKGLKRPPRGFFQGSPDLVVEILSPGNTVEEIHEKIVEYFNNDTRLVWVIHPDEKYVLVYHSPEPDRLLRPHDQLEGEDVVPDFSMPVTDLFEEWDF; encoded by the coding sequence ATGGCGATCTCTGGCAAAACTATCTCTATTGATCAGAAGACTTGGACGGATGAGGAGTTTATGGCGTTGCCTAAAGATGGGCATCGTTATGAGTTAGTGAATGAGGCGTTGGTGGATATGGGCAATTCGGGGATGGAGCATGGCTATGTGGCTTGTATTTTAGTCGCAGTTTTGACAACGTTTGTACAGCAAAATAGGCTGGGTGCCGTCTGCGATTCTAGTACAGCGTTTACTTTAAAGACGGGTAACAAGCGATCGCCCGATGTTTCCTTTGTGGCAAGAGAACGGCTCAAGGGATTAAAGCGTCCACCGCGCGGCTTCTTTCAAGGTTCTCCTGATCTAGTGGTCGAAATTCTCTCACCTGGCAACACTGTTGAAGAGATCCACGAAAAAATTGTGGAGTATTTTAACAATGACACTCGTTTAGTGTGGGTCATTCATCCCGATGAGAAATACGTGTTGGTTTACCATTCACCGGAACCCGATCGCTTGTTGCGTCCTCATGATCAGTTAGAAGGTGAGGATGTGGTGCCGGATTTCTCCATGCCTGTCACAGATTTGTTTGAAGAATGGGATTTTTAA
- a CDS encoding type II toxin-antitoxin system HicA family toxin, with product MPKKIRELKAILRQAGFECKRIRGSHERWIHSGLPELPITLAGKDSQDAKPYLEKLVNTALQQLDEKEQNE from the coding sequence ATGCCCAAGAAAATCAGGGAATTAAAGGCAATTCTACGTCAAGCTGGCTTTGAATGTAAGCGAATCCGGGGTAGCCACGAACGCTGGATTCATTCGGGACTACCAGAATTGCCAATTACTCTGGCTGGGAAAGATAGCCAAGACGCAAAGCCCTACTTAGAAAAATTGGTAAATACAGCGTTACAACAATTAGATGAAAAGGAACAAAACGAATGA
- a CDS encoding type II toxin-antitoxin system HicB family antitoxin, which produces MSQLKYRVNIAWSDEDDCYLVELPEFSTEIQRYFTHGDTYEEALKNAQEVLELIIESYEAEGRLLPQPQTLQAA; this is translated from the coding sequence ATGAGCCAACTTAAATATCGAGTAAATATTGCTTGGTCTGATGAGGATGACTGCTACCTAGTTGAACTGCCAGAATTTTCGACAGAGATTCAGCGGTATTTTACCCACGGTGACACCTACGAAGAGGCGCTCAAAAATGCTCAAGAGGTGCTGGAACTAATCATCGAAAGTTATGAAGCCGAGGGAAGGCTCCTACCTCAACCGCAAACTTTGCAAGCAGCGTAA
- a CDS encoding cobalamin biosynthesis protein, with amino-acid sequence MPKTHLPKTLWVGIGCQRHSSRLLIELAIAQVCQSHHLLETAIAAIATLDRKADEAGLVEYCRDRHLSLLSFTAAELSQIPTTCSSPRTQALVGCPSVAEAAALLAAPLGANLCVTKQTFRHEDYLGGVTVAIAQS; translated from the coding sequence ATGCCAAAAACCCACCTGCCAAAAACACTCTGGGTCGGCATTGGCTGTCAGCGCCATTCCTCTCGCTTACTCATCGAACTGGCGATCGCCCAGGTCTGCCAAAGTCATCATCTCCTCGAAACTGCGATCGCCGCAATTGCCACCCTCGATCGCAAAGCCGATGAAGCAGGATTAGTAGAATACTGCCGCGATCGCCATCTTTCCCTGTTGAGCTTCACCGCCGCCGAGTTGAGCCAAATTCCCACCACTTGCTCCTCTCCCCGTACCCAAGCCTTAGTGGGTTGCCCTAGCGTTGCCGAAGCGGCTGCCCTTCTAGCTGCACCTCTTGGGGCAAACCTTTGTGTCACGAAACAGACCTTTCGTCATGAAGATTACTTAGGCGGCGTGACAGTGGCGATCGCTCAATCTTAA